One part of the Candidatus Flexicrinis affinis genome encodes these proteins:
- a CDS encoding SDR family oxidoreductase, which yields MLENRVILITGAAAGLGRATALAAAGYGAKLALCDLNHAGVDETAEMVRALGSEAISAPVDVAAAHEVEAFVKHTADTFGMLDGALNNAGVGGTLSRTHMLTEEQWDQTMAVNLKGVWLCMKYEYPYMRREGGGAIVNMASVAGLIGFPMNSVYAASKHGVIGLTKSAAAEYARYNIRVNAVCPGYTDTQMVAAIEDIRPGMVDKTLESVPMRRLGKPEEVAETVCFLLSDRAQFLTGQAIAIDGGLINV from the coding sequence ATGCTGGAGAACAGAGTTATCCTGATTACCGGGGCCGCGGCCGGGTTGGGCCGCGCGACCGCGCTCGCCGCCGCGGGTTACGGCGCCAAACTCGCCCTGTGCGACCTCAACCACGCCGGCGTCGACGAGACCGCCGAGATGGTGCGCGCGCTGGGATCCGAGGCGATCAGCGCGCCGGTCGATGTCGCGGCGGCCCACGAGGTCGAGGCGTTTGTGAAGCACACGGCGGATACCTTCGGCATGCTCGACGGCGCACTGAACAACGCCGGTGTCGGCGGGACGCTCTCGCGCACGCACATGCTGACCGAGGAGCAGTGGGATCAGACGATGGCCGTCAACCTCAAGGGCGTGTGGCTGTGTATGAAGTACGAGTACCCGTACATGCGGCGCGAAGGCGGCGGCGCAATCGTCAACATGGCGTCGGTCGCCGGCTTGATCGGCTTCCCGATGAATTCGGTGTATGCGGCCAGCAAGCACGGCGTGATCGGCCTGACCAAGTCGGCCGCGGCGGAATACGCGCGCTACAACATCCGGGTCAACGCCGTCTGCCCCGGCTACACCGACACGCAGATGGTCGCGGCCATCGAGGATATCCGGCCCGGCATGGTTGATAAGACGCTCGAATCGGTGCCGATGCGCCGCCTCGGCAAGCCGGAAGAAGTGGCCGAGACGGTGTGCTTCCTGCTCAGCGACCGCGCCCAATTCCTCACCGGGCAGGCGATCGCCATCGACGGCGGGCTGATCAACGTGTAA
- a CDS encoding ABC transporter permease, whose amino-acid sequence MRSSLRRLAQNRMAVLGLILIILFLLVALFADFIAPHDYAKQTLTAANSAPLWVTRVFPSMVPVGEERGFVKVNEDYPLGADHLGRDILSRLIYGSRVSLLVAIVGPIVALSVGLTLGLISGYVGGRVDNVIMRLTDIMYAFPTLLFIILLMAFFRPSTGQLEPGTFAYSLNRFDASTGGMFFIFVGIGITSWTQMARLTRGQVLSVREQEYVVAARALGVKDRAIMLRHVLPNILGPIIVAETLTIPAYVSTEAFLSFIGLGVNPPTPSWGSMISEGSAVISTYPSQAVFPAVFLFFFIFAFNFLGDGLRDALDPRMRGSEK is encoded by the coding sequence ATGCGCTCGTCGCTGCGCCGCTTGGCGCAAAACCGAATGGCGGTCTTGGGGTTGATCCTGATTATCCTGTTTCTGTTGGTGGCCCTGTTCGCTGATTTCATCGCCCCGCATGACTACGCAAAGCAGACCTTGACCGCGGCCAACTCTGCCCCGCTGTGGGTGACGCGCGTCTTCCCAAGTATGGTTCCGGTCGGGGAGGAGCGTGGGTTCGTCAAGGTCAACGAGGACTATCCACTGGGTGCTGATCATCTGGGGCGCGACATCTTGAGCCGGCTGATTTACGGCTCTCGGGTGTCGCTGCTGGTGGCGATTGTCGGGCCGATCGTCGCGCTCAGCGTGGGCCTGACGCTAGGCCTGATCTCCGGCTATGTCGGTGGCAGGGTCGACAACGTCATTATGCGCCTGACCGACATCATGTATGCGTTCCCCACGCTGTTGTTCATCATCCTGCTGATGGCGTTTTTCCGGCCTAGTACCGGTCAGCTCGAGCCGGGGACGTTCGCCTATTCGCTCAACCGGTTCGACGCCAGTACCGGCGGCATGTTCTTCATCTTCGTCGGTATCGGCATCACGAGCTGGACGCAGATGGCGCGCCTGACGCGCGGTCAGGTGTTGAGCGTGCGCGAGCAGGAATACGTCGTGGCAGCGCGCGCGTTGGGCGTGAAGGATCGCGCGATCATGCTGCGCCATGTGCTGCCCAACATCCTTGGCCCGATCATTGTGGCGGAGACGCTGACCATCCCGGCGTATGTATCGACTGAAGCGTTTCTCAGCTTCATCGGTCTGGGCGTCAACCCGCCGACGCCGAGCTGGGGCTCGATGATCAGCGAAGGTTCCGCCGTGATCTCGACCTATCCGAGTCAGGCGGTCTTCCCGGCGGTGTTCCTGTTCTTCTTCATCTTCGCGTTCAACTTCCTCGGTGACGGCCTGCGCGACGCGCTCGACCCGCGCATGCGTGGATCGGAGAAGTAA
- a CDS encoding pentapeptide repeat-containing protein, protein MEPAQTQQLAQLLQAVRALQRSTERAIQTSSYEGVAAMTVSQYQALHGRISELLPDDFFIQTLKINPNTEGEGAERKAVTIVGTAATQLESYLESMLPFPQRPQRSSVPHVPPVPPVPPRPARPPRPPRPPRPARPPRPHGFSIRVERPDEVEDDNGSAETTEIKRRLDARFAEERAKRKGDDGGEAGDDFEFSFDFDREEWAAATEEFRREMRERARELRSMGRDLQEQIMNMTRSTLHRALSSIDFGQMREARMRGADLSGQEMANANFEDADLSGANLSDVDANHGNFRDAKLRGAVLQNANLSYAVFSDAVLDSANMHGANISRASFDSAVMHSVNAGDVDAEYASFEDATLDNANFGNAVLNGAIFTDAALRSANFGAVRAGNSNFEDADATAVNFGGADLSNSIFQNAKLRSANLSGANLVNTSFEDAEATGANFKGAQLSNAVFQSASLSGANFQGASMDGSSFEDANATGANFANAGLERAVFLNADLRDTNLTDADLRSATFEDANLRGTVLSGANVDGATLPDGERCSSLEDFRRFGARVG, encoded by the coding sequence ATGGAACCCGCCCAGACCCAACAACTTGCCCAACTGCTGCAAGCCGTCCGCGCCTTGCAGCGCTCCACCGAACGCGCGATCCAGACCAGCTCGTATGAGGGGGTCGCCGCCATGACCGTCAGTCAATATCAGGCGCTGCACGGGCGCATCAGTGAACTGCTGCCTGACGACTTCTTCATCCAAACCCTCAAAATCAACCCGAATACCGAGGGCGAGGGCGCAGAGCGCAAGGCCGTCACGATCGTCGGGACTGCCGCCACACAGCTTGAGTCGTATCTCGAGTCGATGCTTCCCTTCCCGCAGCGCCCGCAGCGTAGTTCGGTCCCGCACGTCCCGCCTGTGCCTCCCGTGCCCCCACGTCCCGCTCGCCCGCCACGCCCGCCGCGCCCGCCACGGCCCGCTCGCCCGCCGCGCCCGCACGGCTTCAGCATTCGCGTCGAACGGCCCGACGAAGTCGAAGACGATAACGGCAGCGCGGAGACGACCGAGATCAAGCGCCGTCTCGACGCCCGCTTCGCCGAGGAGCGCGCCAAGCGCAAAGGCGACGATGGTGGTGAAGCCGGTGACGATTTCGAGTTCAGCTTCGATTTCGACCGCGAAGAATGGGCCGCCGCGACTGAGGAGTTCCGCCGCGAGATGCGCGAACGGGCGCGCGAGCTGCGCTCGATGGGCCGCGACCTGCAAGAGCAGATCATGAACATGACGCGCTCAACCCTCCACCGCGCGTTGAGTTCGATCGACTTCGGTCAGATGCGCGAGGCCCGCATGCGCGGCGCCGACCTGTCCGGTCAGGAAATGGCTAACGCCAACTTCGAGGACGCCGACCTGAGCGGCGCGAACCTGTCCGATGTCGACGCCAACCATGGCAACTTCCGCGACGCCAAGCTGCGCGGGGCGGTCCTGCAAAACGCCAACTTGAGCTACGCCGTCTTCAGCGATGCCGTGCTCGACAGCGCCAACATGCACGGCGCAAACATCAGCCGCGCCAGCTTCGACAGCGCGGTCATGCACAGCGTCAACGCCGGTGACGTCGACGCCGAATACGCCAGCTTCGAGGATGCTACGCTGGACAACGCCAACTTCGGCAACGCAGTGCTCAACGGCGCAATCTTCACCGACGCGGCGCTGCGCAGTGCCAACTTCGGCGCGGTGCGGGCCGGCAACTCGAACTTCGAAGATGCCGATGCGACCGCGGTCAACTTCGGCGGCGCCGATCTGTCGAACAGCATCTTCCAGAACGCCAAACTGCGCAGCGCCAACCTGTCCGGCGCGAATCTCGTCAACACGTCGTTTGAAGACGCCGAGGCGACCGGCGCCAATTTCAAAGGCGCGCAGCTTTCCAACGCCGTGTTCCAAAGTGCATCCCTCAGCGGCGCGAACTTTCAGGGCGCGTCGATGGATGGAAGTTCGTTCGAGGACGCGAACGCCACTGGCGCCAACTTCGCCAATGCCGGACTGGAGCGCGCGGTGTTCCTTAACGCCGACCTGCGCGACACCAACCTTACCGACGCCGACCTGCGCAGCGCGACGTTCGAGGACGCCAACCTGCGCGGCACGGTCCTGAGCGGCGCCAACGTCGACGGCGCCACCCTGCCCGACGGCGAGCGGTGCAGCAGCTTGGAAGATTTCCGCCGCTTCGGTGCCCGCGTCGGTTAG
- a CDS encoding ester cyclase, translated as MVRHAVRSAFFCALLILTLMPLVVSAQSENPLPAPTGPYDVGVVWRHWVDESRDEPYVHDTDDKREVIVQFLYPAVVEAGAVPQPYFDNADLFMPVFTGLLAPAVNLTMQTQAGDLSVFQSHAYPDAPLSDALEQYPVLIFSHGGGADVRMYTAQIEEMASHGYVVAAINHVYGASYTTLLDGRPAIPTYEGGFEPAANHWSADQIFVMDQLERLNENDPDGVFTGRLDLDRLGVFGQSLGGTTTTITCFVDPRCKAGAAGDGPVYGGVIEQGLDQPFMYLLSEDRLFSDPAFYGESRGPHFDVAVEGYEHLDYGDFTLWPNIETVIEARWLGGVDGQRAVEITRAALVAFFDTYVKGDPAASMDVLGQYPEVTVSARNVDGMSEAADPSGLTAELAEEFVGRFDAVINEDTALARELFHEDFEAHLPFAQQMDREGWIAYADMFKASFPDIVQTTNFMFHQGDKLVIHVTYHATFSGVPFFGAEPNGQPIVMNGIGIFRYEDGKPIENSAVLDVGELFVQIGLVTPPGP; from the coding sequence ATGGTACGCCATGCAGTCCGTTCCGCTTTCTTCTGTGCACTCTTGATCCTCACCTTGATGCCGCTGGTTGTCTCCGCACAATCCGAGAATCCGCTGCCAGCCCCAACCGGGCCGTACGATGTCGGAGTCGTATGGCGACACTGGGTCGACGAGTCGCGCGACGAGCCTTATGTCCACGACACCGACGACAAGCGAGAGGTGATCGTCCAGTTTTTGTACCCGGCAGTGGTCGAGGCCGGCGCTGTACCCCAGCCTTACTTCGACAATGCCGACCTATTCATGCCGGTGTTTACAGGTCTCCTCGCGCCGGCTGTTAATCTCACGATGCAGACTCAGGCCGGTGACCTCAGCGTATTCCAGTCACATGCCTATCCTGATGCACCGCTGTCCGACGCGCTCGAACAGTATCCCGTGCTGATCTTCTCGCACGGGGGCGGCGCCGACGTGCGCATGTATACGGCACAGATCGAAGAAATGGCAAGCCATGGATACGTGGTGGCAGCAATCAACCATGTTTACGGCGCATCGTATACGACCCTGCTCGACGGTCGCCCGGCTATCCCGACCTACGAAGGGGGCTTCGAACCGGCGGCCAACCACTGGTCGGCCGATCAGATCTTCGTGATGGACCAACTCGAGCGGTTGAACGAAAACGATCCAGACGGCGTGTTCACCGGCCGGCTCGACCTCGACCGTCTTGGCGTGTTCGGTCAATCACTCGGCGGAACGACAACAACGATCACGTGCTTCGTCGACCCGCGCTGCAAGGCGGGCGCAGCCGGTGATGGCCCGGTTTACGGCGGGGTCATCGAACAAGGGCTTGATCAGCCATTCATGTACCTGTTGAGCGAAGACCGGCTGTTTTCGGACCCGGCATTCTACGGCGAGTCGCGTGGGCCGCATTTCGATGTTGCCGTCGAAGGTTACGAGCACCTCGACTACGGCGACTTCACACTTTGGCCAAATATCGAAACGGTGATTGAAGCACGGTGGCTTGGCGGGGTTGACGGCCAAAGGGCTGTTGAGATTACCCGTGCCGCGCTCGTGGCATTCTTCGACACCTATGTCAAAGGCGATCCGGCGGCGTCGATGGATGTGTTGGGGCAGTATCCCGAAGTCACCGTTTCGGCGCGCAACGTTGACGGCATGAGTGAGGCAGCGGATCCCAGCGGACTGACGGCCGAGCTGGCGGAAGAGTTCGTCGGCCGTTTCGACGCCGTCATCAACGAAGACACCGCGCTGGCCCGCGAGCTGTTCCACGAGGACTTCGAGGCCCACCTGCCCTTCGCACAACAGATGGACCGCGAGGGCTGGATCGCCTACGCCGATATGTTCAAAGCGTCGTTCCCGGACATCGTCCAGACGACCAACTTCATGTTCCATCAGGGCGATAAGCTGGTTATCCACGTCACGTACCACGCGACGTTCAGCGGCGTACCGTTCTTCGGCGCCGAGCCGAACGGACAGCCGATCGTGATGAACGGCATCGGCATCTTCCGCTACGAAGACGGCAAACCGATCGAGAACTCCGCCGTGCTGGACGTCGGCGAGCTGTTCGTCCAGATCGGACTCGTTACGCCGCCGGGTCCGTAA
- a CDS encoding sigma-70 family RNA polymerase sigma factor, with translation MDLSPEQTELLMAAQAGDPQAFESLYLALEPDVSRFVRRLLRDDPICDDVVQETMLALYIHLGEIDPPAKLRPYVFRVARNACYDVMRQWGRRPGVSIDDDGAAERVAYELRDDGSGPEEIAHWLLLGLEVREAIDRLPELQRQTLILFCEEEMSQGEIAEIMQTSVGTVKSRLFHAKRSLRGMVRPDVLLALSADSQPQPVDEHLEPMLAGG, from the coding sequence GTGGACTTGTCGCCAGAGCAAACCGAACTTCTGATGGCCGCCCAAGCGGGCGACCCGCAGGCCTTCGAGTCGCTGTATCTGGCGCTTGAGCCCGACGTCAGCCGCTTCGTGCGTCGCCTTCTGCGCGACGATCCGATCTGCGACGACGTCGTGCAAGAGACGATGTTGGCGCTGTACATCCATCTGGGCGAGATCGATCCGCCGGCCAAGCTGCGGCCCTACGTCTTCCGCGTGGCGCGCAACGCGTGCTACGACGTGATGCGGCAGTGGGGACGCCGGCCCGGCGTATCGATCGACGACGACGGGGCCGCCGAGCGGGTCGCGTATGAACTGCGCGACGACGGCAGCGGCCCAGAGGAGATCGCCCATTGGCTGCTGCTCGGGCTGGAAGTTCGCGAAGCGATCGACCGCCTGCCCGAACTGCAGCGCCAGACCCTGATCCTGTTCTGCGAGGAAGAGATGAGCCAAGGGGAGATTGCCGAGATCATGCAGACCAGCGTCGGAACCGTGAAGTCGCGTTTGTTCCACGCCAAGCGCAGCTTGCGCGGCATGGTCCGGCCGGACGTGCTGCTCGCCCTCTCCGCCGACTCGCAACCTCAACCGGTTGATGAACACCTAGAGCCGATGCTCGCAGGAGGATAA
- a CDS encoding IS4 family transposase: MRRQRKVTGAGFAQTLVLGGLMAPAATRREQQHHAVQVGMPISTQGLEQRFTATAVTFMRQLLEEGLRQTIRSEQQGTVLPSFNGVYISDCSRVEWLATGVKLAVRWELQRGQLEIQLRELRENDQKSAVVDAALPEGALHLNDLGFFKLTRFQRWNEQGVFWLTRFKVGTTVFTTEGEPLDLLQHLKQLPGPQCLPVQVGNQARLSAYLIAAPIPRQALQTRMARLKEQARLDQRPTSPRQTAFARWTIYLTNIPDLTFDQAHTLARTRWQIELLFKLWKSHGQILRSRTADPCRQLCQGYAKLLAVLVAHWMLLVAGWSLDNLGSLDALRLVRTHTPLLMRAFTCPPLWRVLWLWLTADLRLAARRSKRAKVPLAFQLWQVFDFSWS, encoded by the coding sequence ATCCGTCGGCAGCGAAAAGTCACGGGAGCAGGGTTTGCCCAGACGCTGGTGCTTGGCGGGCTGATGGCCCCGGCAGCGACGCGGCGCGAACAGCAGCACCATGCTGTGCAGGTTGGAATGCCGATCAGTACGCAAGGACTGGAACAGCGTTTCACAGCGACCGCGGTGACGTTCATGCGGCAGTTACTCGAGGAAGGGCTGCGGCAGACCATTCGAAGCGAGCAGCAAGGGACGGTGTTGCCGTCATTCAACGGCGTCTACATCAGCGACTGCAGTCGGGTCGAGTGGTTGGCAACGGGCGTGAAACTGGCGGTACGCTGGGAGTTACAGCGCGGGCAGTTGGAGATTCAACTGCGGGAACTACGAGAGAACGACCAGAAGAGCGCGGTGGTAGACGCGGCGCTGCCCGAAGGTGCGCTGCATCTGAACGATCTGGGTTTCTTCAAGCTGACCCGCTTCCAGCGCTGGAATGAGCAGGGTGTGTTCTGGCTCACCCGCTTCAAAGTCGGCACGACCGTGTTCACCACAGAGGGAGAACCGCTCGATCTGCTGCAGCATTTGAAACAACTGCCCGGACCGCAGTGTCTGCCTGTTCAAGTCGGGAACCAAGCGCGTCTGTCTGCTTACTTGATAGCGGCCCCCATCCCGCGCCAAGCGCTGCAAACGCGGATGGCGCGGCTAAAAGAACAAGCACGGCTGGACCAACGCCCGACCTCCCCCCGTCAAACCGCCTTCGCGCGCTGGACGATCTATCTGACCAACATCCCCGACTTGACCTTCGACCAAGCTCACACCCTCGCGCGCACGCGCTGGCAAATTGAGCTGCTGTTCAAGCTCTGGAAGTCTCATGGTCAGATCTTGCGCTCACGCACGGCCGATCCCTGTCGACAACTCTGTCAGGGCTACGCCAAGCTCTTGGCGGTTTTGGTCGCCCACTGGATGCTGTTGGTCGCTGGCTGGTCCCTTGACAACCTCGGCTCTCTCGATGCGCTTCGCCTCGTCCGCACGCATACACCTCTGCTCATGCGCGCCTTCACATGCCCACCCCTCTGGCGTGTCCTCTGGCTCTGGCTCACCGCCGATCTGCGTCTCGCCGCACGCCGTTCCAAACGGGCCAAAGTCCCTCTCGCTTTCCAACTCTGGCAGGTTTTCGACTTCTCATGGTCTTAA
- a CDS encoding peptide ABC transporter substrate-binding protein codes for MRVNMRFFVLLLTLAALMVSLGAVAAQEGKILYTGRQMGPSDIPTLDPSQASDVPSVQIIVEIFPELIRLNEETVITEPGLATWTVSDDGLVYTFNIQPEVPWVKYNADSGAVEQVMVDGAPRYVQAQDFAYTMVRTLDPNVASDYGYVLAPWVVGGSELNGLDSEGETYEADRQAAIDALGINVVDEYTLEVTVTKASAAIESVFAMWITTATPGWLIDELGDVWIEPENIVSYGPFAVKSWNHGADLTLIKNPFFAGVGAIPAANLDEVVFQILDTAPQFDAFQAGTLQVSEVDGTVIPRILADPDLASRYNVAPGTCTYYYGVNQTREPFNDPRVVRALSASIDRQAIIDAVTQAGELPAYMFVLPSMTAAPKQEDYPDQLVTYDPDYAKAQLQEYLDEKGITAADITGTLLHNTSALHASIAQVAQQMWSETLGVNIQISAQEFGVYLDQRRDADVYRAGWCFDYPDSNNWYFDVFHSSVDPDNHFSNAEYDALVEAAGVAETVEERTALYAQADAILTNTAASIIPIYYYVTDDITADGVERTNSVIGREYYEKWDLAG; via the coding sequence ATGCGAGTCAACATGCGTTTCTTTGTCCTTTTACTGACCCTTGCGGCCCTTATGGTGTCGCTGGGTGCGGTCGCGGCGCAGGAAGGTAAAATCCTGTACACCGGCCGTCAGATGGGGCCGAGCGATATCCCGACCCTCGACCCGTCACAGGCATCGGACGTGCCATCGGTTCAGATCATCGTTGAGATCTTTCCGGAACTCATCCGGCTCAACGAAGAGACGGTGATCACCGAACCGGGTTTGGCGACGTGGACCGTCAGTGACGATGGTCTCGTCTATACGTTCAACATCCAACCGGAAGTGCCGTGGGTAAAGTACAACGCCGACAGCGGTGCGGTCGAGCAGGTCATGGTCGACGGCGCGCCGCGCTATGTGCAGGCTCAGGACTTTGCCTATACGATGGTCCGCACGCTGGACCCGAACGTGGCCTCGGACTACGGCTACGTGCTGGCCCCGTGGGTGGTCGGCGGTTCCGAATTGAACGGTCTCGACAGCGAAGGTGAGACGTACGAAGCCGATCGTCAAGCCGCGATCGATGCACTCGGCATCAACGTTGTCGATGAGTACACCCTCGAAGTCACCGTCACCAAGGCATCGGCCGCGATCGAATCCGTTTTCGCGATGTGGATCACCACCGCGACCCCGGGCTGGCTGATCGACGAACTCGGCGACGTGTGGATCGAGCCGGAAAACATCGTCAGCTACGGGCCGTTTGCGGTGAAGTCGTGGAATCACGGCGCCGACCTGACCCTGATCAAGAACCCGTTCTTCGCCGGCGTGGGCGCCATCCCGGCGGCCAACCTTGACGAGGTTGTCTTCCAGATTCTTGACACGGCCCCGCAGTTCGACGCCTTCCAGGCGGGCACGCTGCAGGTCTCCGAGGTCGACGGTACGGTTATCCCGCGCATTCTGGCCGACCCGGACTTGGCCTCACGTTACAACGTGGCGCCGGGTACGTGCACGTACTACTACGGTGTGAACCAGACCCGCGAGCCGTTCAACGACCCACGCGTCGTGCGCGCCCTCAGCGCCTCGATCGACCGCCAGGCGATCATCGACGCCGTGACTCAGGCCGGCGAGCTCCCGGCGTACATGTTTGTGCTGCCCAGCATGACCGCTGCGCCGAAGCAGGAAGACTATCCGGATCAGCTCGTGACCTACGATCCCGACTACGCCAAGGCCCAACTGCAAGAATACCTTGACGAGAAGGGCATCACGGCGGCCGACATCACCGGCACGCTGCTGCACAACACCAGCGCGCTGCACGCCTCGATCGCGCAGGTTGCTCAGCAGATGTGGTCCGAGACCCTCGGCGTCAACATCCAGATCAGCGCGCAGGAGTTCGGTGTCTACCTCGATCAGCGCCGTGACGCGGACGTGTACCGCGCTGGCTGGTGCTTCGACTATCCGGATTCCAACAACTGGTACTTCGATGTCTTCCACAGCTCGGTGGATCCCGACAACCACTTCAGCAACGCCGAGTACGACGCGTTGGTTGAAGCGGCGGGTGTCGCGGAGACGGTTGAGGAGCGCACAGCGCTGTACGCGCAGGCTGATGCCATTCTGACCAACACGGCGGCGTCGATCATCCCGATCTACTACTATGTGACCGACGACATCACGGCTGACGGTGTCGAACGCACCAACAGCGTGATCGGCCGCGAGTACTACGAGAAGTGGGATCTGGCCGGCTAG
- a CDS encoding ABC transporter permease, translating into MGRFIVRRLLWMIVVLFAISVVTFALMRLVPGGPFNTERGIPEAVKRNLERRYNMDAPIVEQYADYMGGLIFPRMTDGEWKQSQQEHYLINIETPLFGEGTAIRWMNFGPSLNSPNRTVTSIIEDSLPISFQLGVAALLIALIIGIPVGTIAALRQNTVVDYMSMAIAVTGVSIPSIISAPILKYIFAVQLKVLPPNGWGGIEYVILPAFALGFIQSALIARLTRASLLQVLREDYIRTARAKGLSERVVISIHALKNSLIPVVTVIGPLAAALLTGTFVVETIFGIPGLGRSFVASIGNRDYPLIMGTVLLYASFVVIGNLLVDIAYAALDPRIRYD; encoded by the coding sequence ATGGGACGCTTTATCGTCAGACGGCTACTTTGGATGATCGTCGTCTTATTTGCGATCTCTGTGGTGACATTTGCCTTGATGCGTCTCGTCCCGGGCGGCCCATTCAACACCGAACGCGGCATTCCCGAGGCCGTTAAGCGCAACCTTGAGCGCCGCTACAACATGGACGCCCCGATCGTCGAGCAGTATGCCGACTATATGGGCGGGCTGATCTTCCCGCGCATGACCGATGGCGAGTGGAAGCAGTCGCAGCAGGAACACTACTTAATCAACATTGAGACGCCGCTATTCGGTGAAGGGACGGCCATCCGCTGGATGAACTTTGGCCCGTCGCTCAATTCGCCGAACCGTACCGTGACGTCAATCATCGAAGACAGCTTGCCTATTTCATTCCAGCTCGGGGTGGCGGCGCTGCTTATCGCGTTGATCATCGGCATTCCGGTCGGGACGATCGCGGCGCTGCGGCAAAACACCGTCGTCGACTATATGAGCATGGCGATCGCCGTCACCGGGGTGTCGATCCCGTCGATTATTTCAGCGCCGATTCTCAAATATATCTTTGCCGTGCAGCTCAAAGTGCTGCCGCCGAATGGGTGGGGCGGGATCGAATACGTCATCCTGCCGGCGTTTGCGCTCGGCTTTATCCAGTCCGCGCTGATTGCGCGGCTAACGCGCGCCAGCTTGCTGCAAGTGCTGCGTGAGGATTACATTCGCACGGCCCGCGCCAAGGGCCTGAGCGAGCGGGTCGTGATCAGCATCCACGCGCTCAAGAACTCGTTGATTCCGGTTGTGACCGTGATCGGCCCGTTGGCCGCCGCGCTGCTGACCGGGACGTTCGTTGTTGAGACAATTTTCGGCATTCCCGGCCTCGGGCGCTCGTTTGTCGCGTCGATCGGCAACCGCGACTATCCGCTGATTATGGGCACGGTGCTGTTGTATGCGTCGTTCGTGGTGATCGGCAACCTGCTGGTCGATATCGCGTACGCCGCCCTCGACCCGCGCATCCGCTACGACTAG
- a CDS encoding site-2 protease family protein has protein sequence MLNEPASSIHDRRPQPAADESLAHIIGGNPELDAVRVAVMQVMAIEAERTPESLRPGEAGGGTIVLMMPEPKLLVRFDGRLTVESEAAYAMLDATCKPLEMTPVMREVGGRQHVYIVSGRTKPEPRGVTWNVVLFIATLISVLYVGTLMAINEIGFENPFRALVLAQDPWSEILRGIPYAASILLILGAHELGHYFAARRRHVAVTLPYFLPFPWGMFGTFGAFIQLREPMRNRKVLFEIGAAGPLAGLVFAIPILLIGLATSPTGPIAPGLIEGNSLVYAISKRLIFGEWLPSARIDVYLNSLAWAGWTGLFVTGLNLMPIGQLDGGHVLYSLIGERAKQFYLPVIALLAALTIFTNGGMLLILVLLVLFGRAHAVPLDNVTQLDPRRRLFAIATLVIFALVFVPVPLTVRESAGLFDFSPSAWSGAVAVGLVLLRRLRR, from the coding sequence ATGCTGAACGAACCCGCGTCGAGCATCCACGATCGCCGGCCGCAGCCCGCGGCTGATGAGTCGCTGGCTCACATCATCGGCGGCAACCCGGAGCTGGACGCTGTCCGCGTCGCAGTCATGCAGGTCATGGCAATCGAGGCGGAACGGACGCCTGAATCCCTGCGGCCGGGAGAGGCCGGCGGCGGCACGATCGTCCTGATGATGCCCGAGCCTAAGCTGCTCGTCCGCTTCGACGGCCGATTGACAGTCGAGAGCGAGGCCGCCTACGCGATGCTTGACGCGACCTGCAAGCCGTTGGAGATGACTCCAGTCATGCGCGAGGTTGGCGGGCGGCAGCACGTCTACATCGTTAGCGGACGCACCAAGCCCGAACCGCGCGGCGTGACCTGGAACGTCGTCCTGTTCATCGCCACGCTGATCAGCGTGCTCTATGTCGGCACGCTGATGGCGATCAACGAGATCGGCTTCGAGAACCCGTTCCGTGCGTTGGTGCTGGCTCAAGACCCGTGGAGCGAGATCTTGCGCGGTATCCCGTACGCGGCGAGCATCCTGCTCATCCTTGGCGCGCATGAACTCGGCCACTACTTCGCCGCACGACGGCGGCACGTCGCGGTGACGCTGCCGTACTTCCTGCCGTTCCCGTGGGGCATGTTCGGCACGTTCGGGGCGTTCATCCAACTGCGCGAGCCGATGCGCAACCGCAAGGTGCTGTTCGAGATCGGCGCGGCGGGTCCGTTGGCGGGCCTAGTTTTCGCCATCCCGATCCTGCTGATCGGCCTCGCAACGTCGCCGACCGGGCCGATCGCACCGGGCCTGATCGAAGGCAATTCGCTGGTGTATGCCATCTCCAAACGCCTGATCTTCGGCGAATGGCTGCCGAGCGCACGCATCGACGTTTATCTCAATTCACTGGCATGGGCGGGATGGACGGGGCTGTTCGTCACCGGCCTGAACCTCATGCCGATCGGTCAGCTTGACGGCGGACACGTGCTGTATTCGCTGATCGGCGAGCGTGCCAAGCAGTTCTATCTGCCGGTGATCGCCCTGCTGGCAGCCCTGACCATCTTTACCAACGGTGGCATGCTGCTGATCCTCGTGCTGCTCGTGCTGTTCGGGCGCGCGCACGCCGTCCCGCTTGACAATGTGACGCAGCTCGACCCGCGCCGTCGATTATTCGCCATTGCGACGCTGGTGATCTTTGCGCTGGTATTCGTGCCGGTGCCGCTGACCGTGCGCGAGTCGGCCGGCCTGTTCGACTTCTCGCCGTCGGCGTGGTCGGGCGCGGTGGCTGTCGGGTTGGTGCTGCTCCGCCGCTTGCGCCGATAA